Proteins co-encoded in one Desulfallas thermosapovorans DSM 6562 genomic window:
- a CDS encoding dihydroorotate dehydrogenase electron transfer subunit, translated as MSRLMQLEITGHWEHVPGVRVMEFTAPHLARAAQPGQFLHIRCGESSDPLLRRPISIHAVDRQSGRVKIMFQVVGKGTAWLAGRRDGVIDAMGPLGRGFTVHPPAALPESANLIVVGGGIGAAPLYFLLQELARAGLARRVKVLLGARNARQLLITEAARELGYAVRVATDDGSAGYRGLVTALLEEELKPKPGYVYACGPSPMLKALCVMLRDYGVPGEVSVEERMACGVGACLACVCRVRDAGGKETYRHACVDGPVFPAGEVVW; from the coding sequence ATGTCCCGGTTAATGCAGTTGGAGATAACCGGCCATTGGGAACATGTGCCCGGCGTGCGGGTAATGGAATTTACGGCCCCGCACTTGGCCCGGGCAGCCCAACCCGGCCAGTTTTTACACATTCGCTGCGGGGAGAGCAGTGACCCGCTGCTACGGCGTCCCATCAGTATTCACGCCGTGGACCGGCAGTCCGGCCGAGTTAAGATAATGTTTCAGGTGGTGGGTAAAGGCACGGCCTGGCTGGCCGGTCGCAGGGACGGTGTTATTGATGCCATGGGACCTTTGGGTCGTGGTTTTACTGTCCACCCGCCCGCAGCGCTGCCGGAGAGCGCAAATTTGATCGTGGTGGGCGGCGGCATTGGGGCTGCGCCGCTATATTTTTTATTGCAGGAGCTGGCCCGGGCCGGCCTGGCCCGGCGGGTTAAAGTGTTGTTAGGGGCGCGAAATGCCCGGCAGTTGCTCATAACGGAGGCTGCCCGTGAATTGGGTTATGCTGTACGGGTGGCCACCGACGATGGTTCCGCAGGGTACCGGGGTTTAGTTACCGCTTTGCTGGAGGAAGAATTGAAGCCGAAACCGGGTTATGTTTATGCCTGCGGTCCATCGCCCATGCTCAAGGCGCTGTGTGTCATGTTGCGTGATTACGGAGTGCCCGGCGAGGTGTCGGTGGAGGAGCGGATGGCTTGTGGTGTGGGGGCCTGCCTGGCCTGTGTTTGCCGGGTAAGGGATGCCGGCGGGAAGGAAACATACCGGCATGCCTGTGTTGATGGCCCGGTCTTTCCCGCGGGGGAGGTGGTCTGGTAA
- the carB gene encoding carbamoyl-phosphate synthase large subunit, whose amino-acid sequence MPIKQGIKKVLVVGSGPIIIGQAAEFDYAGTQACRSLREEGLEVVLINSNPATIMTDSNMADRIYIEPITPEFVTRVIEKERPDGFLPSLGGQVGLNMALQLSDMGVLEKYNVQLLGTPLDAIKRAEDREQFKSTMERINEPVPESVIVSSVEEAVDFAREIGFPLVVRPAYTLGGTGGGMVYNMDELISTCTKGLKASIIHQALIERSLVGWKEIEFEVMRDSADNCITICSMENIDPMGVHTGDSVVVAPAQTLSDREYQMLRSAALKIIRALGVEGGCNVQYALDPNSYSYYVIEVNPRVSRSSALASKATGYPIAKVASKIAIGLNLDEIKNAVTGKTYACFEPAIDYTVVKFPRWPFDKFALADRSLGTQMKATGEVMSIDRSLEGALLKAIRSLEIGVPGLIYPGFADLSQDEIEQKLEQPNDERFFVLAEALRRGMLLERIHNLTKIDRFFIQKIDNVVQLEDQLRRGGRAALTAELLRRAKEMGMADAYLAQAAGIKTGEVRALREGHGILPVYKMVDTCAAEFEAVTPYYYSCYDTEDEAEPTNNPKVVVLGGGPIRIGQGIEFDYCSVHSVWALKEMGYEAIIVNNNPETVSTDFDTADRLYFEPLLPEDVINILEKEQPVGVIVQFGGQTPINLAAHVQKAGFNILGSSLDSIDRAEDRRRFDALLSHLNIPRPAGGTAFSVTDAEKIAAGIGFPVLVRPSYVLGGRAMEIVYNMDDLRNYMATAVKVTPEHPVLVDKYFLGEEIEVDAIADGETVLIPGIMKHVERAGVHSGDSIAVYPGDHLDRAAREQIVDYTTRLALELDVRGMINIQYVLYNGQIYVLEVNPRASRTVPYMSKITGIPMINLATKIIMGRKLKELGYQGGLYPEGRLVGVKAPVFSFAKLLQVDISLGPEMKSTGEVLGVDASYPVALYKALLASGVEFQRQGNILVTVADKDKEEMLPIIKGFNSLGHKIYATTGTARYLEEHGVAVTRVNKVREGSPHIADLLRRGDIHLVINTLTKGKAPERDGFVIRRAAVELAVPCLTSLDTARAILEVLGDIKEGSDFPLVPLQEYVVPY is encoded by the coding sequence ATGCCTATTAAGCAAGGGATTAAAAAGGTTTTGGTGGTGGGCTCGGGTCCTATCATCATCGGCCAGGCCGCTGAATTCGACTATGCGGGCACCCAGGCCTGCCGGTCATTGCGGGAGGAAGGGCTGGAAGTGGTACTGATCAACAGTAACCCGGCCACCATTATGACGGACAGCAACATGGCCGACCGGATTTATATTGAACCCATTACCCCCGAATTTGTCACCCGGGTTATTGAGAAGGAAAGGCCCGATGGTTTTTTACCCTCCCTGGGCGGCCAGGTGGGACTGAACATGGCGCTGCAGTTATCTGATATGGGAGTGCTGGAAAAATATAATGTGCAACTGCTGGGTACCCCGCTGGATGCCATCAAACGGGCCGAGGACCGGGAACAGTTTAAATCCACCATGGAAAGAATCAACGAGCCCGTGCCCGAAAGTGTCATCGTCTCCTCGGTGGAAGAAGCGGTGGACTTTGCCAGGGAAATCGGCTTTCCCCTGGTGGTTCGCCCGGCTTATACCCTGGGCGGCACCGGCGGCGGCATGGTCTACAATATGGATGAGCTGATCAGTACCTGCACCAAGGGCCTAAAGGCCAGTATTATCCACCAGGCCCTCATTGAACGCAGCCTGGTGGGCTGGAAAGAAATCGAGTTTGAAGTAATGCGGGACAGTGCCGATAACTGTATCACCATTTGCAGTATGGAAAACATTGATCCCATGGGGGTGCATACAGGGGACAGCGTGGTGGTGGCCCCGGCCCAAACCCTAAGCGACCGGGAGTACCAGATGCTGCGCAGCGCTGCTTTGAAAATTATCCGCGCCCTGGGGGTGGAAGGCGGGTGCAACGTTCAGTACGCCCTGGACCCCAACAGTTACAGTTATTACGTTATTGAAGTTAATCCCCGGGTGTCCCGCTCTTCAGCCCTGGCCTCCAAGGCCACGGGTTATCCCATCGCCAAGGTGGCCAGTAAAATTGCCATCGGTCTTAACCTGGATGAGATTAAAAATGCGGTGACGGGTAAAACCTATGCCTGTTTTGAGCCTGCTATAGATTACACGGTGGTCAAATTCCCCCGCTGGCCCTTTGACAAGTTTGCTCTGGCCGACCGGTCCCTGGGGACCCAGATGAAGGCCACCGGTGAAGTAATGTCCATTGACCGTTCCCTGGAGGGGGCGCTGTTAAAGGCGATTCGCTCCCTGGAAATTGGTGTGCCCGGCCTTATTTACCCCGGATTTGCGGACCTGTCCCAGGATGAAATCGAGCAAAAGCTGGAGCAGCCCAATGACGAGCGGTTCTTTGTGCTGGCCGAGGCGCTGCGCCGGGGCATGCTTTTGGAACGCATCCATAACCTGACTAAAATAGACCGTTTCTTTATCCAAAAGATAGATAACGTGGTGCAGTTGGAGGATCAGCTGCGTCGCGGTGGCCGGGCGGCTTTAACTGCGGAGCTGCTCAGGAGGGCCAAGGAAATGGGTATGGCCGATGCTTACCTGGCCCAGGCAGCGGGTATTAAGACGGGTGAGGTGCGGGCGTTGCGTGAAGGGCACGGTATACTACCGGTTTACAAAATGGTGGATACCTGCGCCGCTGAATTTGAGGCCGTTACACCATATTACTATTCCTGTTACGATACCGAGGATGAAGCTGAGCCCACAAATAATCCCAAAGTGGTGGTGCTGGGCGGCGGTCCCATTCGTATCGGCCAGGGTATTGAATTTGACTATTGCTCGGTACACTCGGTGTGGGCGCTGAAGGAAATGGGTTACGAGGCCATTATTGTCAATAATAACCCGGAAACCGTCAGCACCGATTTTGATACCGCAGACCGGCTGTACTTTGAGCCGCTGCTTCCCGAGGATGTAATAAATATACTGGAGAAGGAACAACCCGTGGGGGTAATTGTGCAGTTTGGCGGGCAGACCCCCATTAACTTGGCTGCCCATGTGCAAAAGGCCGGCTTTAATATCCTTGGTTCTTCCCTGGATAGCATCGACCGGGCCGAAGACCGCCGGCGTTTCGACGCCCTGCTAAGCCATTTGAATATTCCCCGGCCTGCGGGTGGTACCGCCTTTTCGGTGACCGACGCCGAAAAAATTGCCGCCGGTATTGGTTTCCCGGTGCTGGTGCGCCCCTCCTATGTGCTGGGCGGGCGGGCCATGGAAATTGTTTATAATATGGATGATTTGAGGAATTATATGGCCACGGCGGTTAAAGTAACCCCGGAACACCCGGTGCTGGTGGATAAATATTTCCTGGGCGAGGAAATTGAAGTGGACGCCATTGCCGACGGGGAAACGGTGCTTATTCCCGGTATCATGAAACACGTGGAGCGAGCCGGGGTGCATTCGGGGGACAGCATTGCCGTTTACCCGGGCGATCACCTGGACCGGGCGGCCCGGGAACAAATCGTGGATTATACCACCAGGCTGGCTTTGGAATTGGATGTGCGGGGCATGATCAATATTCAGTACGTGCTTTATAACGGTCAAATTTACGTGCTGGAAGTCAATCCCCGGGCCAGCCGCACGGTGCCCTATATGAGCAAGATTACAGGTATTCCCATGATTAACCTGGCCACCAAAATCATCATGGGCCGCAAACTTAAAGAGCTGGGTTACCAGGGCGGCCTTTACCCGGAGGGCAGGCTGGTGGGGGTCAAGGCACCCGTGTTCAGTTTTGCCAAGCTGTTGCAGGTGGATATATCACTGGGTCCCGAAATGAAATCCACCGGTGAGGTGCTGGGGGTGGATGCCAGCTACCCGGTGGCCCTGTATAAAGCTTTGTTGGCTTCGGGAGTGGAGTTCCAGCGGCAGGGCAATATACTGGTGACCGTGGCTGATAAAGATAAGGAAGAGATGCTGCCCATTATCAAGGGCTTTAATAGCCTGGGTCACAAAATATACGCCACCACAGGCACGGCCCGTTACCTGGAAGAACACGGGGTGGCGGTGACCAGGGTGAACAAGGTGCGGGAAGGCTCTCCCCATATTGCTGACCTGCTGCGCCGGGGGGATATTCACCTGGTGATCAATACCCTGACCAAGGGCAAAGCCCCGGAGCGGGACGGCTTTGTCATCCGGCGGGCCGCCGTGGAACTGGCCGTTCCTTGCCTGACCTCCCTGGACACCGCCCGGGCCATCCTGGAAGTGCTGGGGGACATCAAGGAAGGCTCCGACTTCCCGCTGGTGCCCCTGCAGGAGTACGTTGTCCCGTATTAA
- the carA gene encoding glutamine-hydrolyzing carbamoyl-phosphate synthase small subunit gives MKAYLALEDGTVFTGRSFGATGEQWGEVVFNTGMTGYQEILTDPSYCGQIVVMTYPLIGNYGINREDFEAGNSFIRGFVVKEACDHPSNWRAGYRIGDFLAREGVPGISGVDTRALTRHLRSYGTMRGVIATGTVDPALLVERAKTCPTLSGQKLVAGVAVKESYTIAGGGPRVLLIDLGSKQNIIRKLKERDCTVMVVPPDITPGQIAQLAPDGVLISNGPGDPEDVPGTIATTRAIMGKYPLFGICLGHQVMALALGAKTYKMKFGHRGANHPVKDLRTGRVYITSHNHGFSVAEDSLAGLDVDVTHINLNDHTVEGIRHKHLPLFAVQYHPEASPGPQESDYIFDQFMDMMRGEGR, from the coding sequence GAGCAATGGGGGGAGGTTGTGTTTAACACCGGCATGACCGGTTACCAGGAGATACTTACTGATCCCTCCTATTGCGGCCAAATAGTGGTGATGACTTACCCGCTGATCGGTAATTACGGTATTAACCGTGAGGACTTCGAGGCCGGAAACTCCTTTATTCGGGGTTTCGTGGTTAAAGAAGCCTGTGACCATCCCAGCAACTGGCGGGCCGGTTACCGTATCGGTGACTTTCTGGCCCGGGAGGGGGTGCCGGGCATCAGCGGGGTGGATACCAGGGCACTCACCCGACACCTGCGCAGTTATGGAACCATGCGGGGCGTTATTGCCACGGGGACGGTGGACCCGGCTCTATTGGTGGAGAGGGCCAAAACCTGCCCAACTTTAAGCGGTCAAAAACTAGTGGCCGGTGTGGCTGTCAAGGAGTCTTATACCATTGCCGGGGGCGGTCCCAGGGTATTGCTCATTGACTTGGGATCAAAACAAAATATCATTCGCAAGCTTAAAGAACGGGATTGCACTGTGATGGTGGTGCCGCCGGATATTACTCCCGGGCAAATTGCCCAGCTTGCCCCCGATGGGGTGCTCATATCCAACGGCCCCGGTGACCCCGAGGACGTGCCGGGAACCATCGCCACCACCAGGGCTATCATGGGCAAGTACCCTCTGTTCGGTATTTGCCTGGGTCACCAGGTCATGGCACTGGCCCTGGGCGCTAAAACCTATAAAATGAAGTTCGGTCACCGTGGTGCCAACCACCCGGTAAAGGATCTGCGTACCGGGCGGGTTTACATTACCTCCCACAACCACGGTTTTTCCGTGGCTGAGGATTCGCTGGCCGGGTTGGATGTTGATGTTACCCATATCAATTTAAATGACCACACGGTGGAAGGTATCCGGCATAAACACCTGCCTTTGTTTGCGGTGCAGTATCACCCCGAGGCATCACCGGGGCCGCAGGAATCGGATTATATATTTGACCAGTTTATGGATATGATGCGCGGGGAGGGACGGTAA